Proteins co-encoded in one Candidatus Limnocylindrales bacterium genomic window:
- a CDS encoding nucleotidyltransferase codes for MEEFIAKSDWEVLRRVTCLAQERGLRFAVGGGFATSFYTAFWRNTKDLDLCVLPQDRDAMVQITKDAGFGDLHDEKPYDRGWIYRATVDGLIVDIIWQLANYRGEVDDGWLASGPEVSIHGDRLRLVPPEEMIWSKIHVVQRDRCDFPDIVNILYACGARMDWAGLLKRLDGEERLLASVVSLYTWLAPGQARTIPEWVWQKLGLPQPSDSLQRDDDRIRRIDSRPWFSPI; via the coding sequence ATGGAAGAATTCATCGCCAAGTCCGATTGGGAAGTGTTGAGACGCGTCACCTGCCTGGCACAGGAGCGTGGACTGCGATTCGCGGTGGGCGGCGGCTTTGCGACGTCGTTCTACACCGCGTTCTGGCGCAACACGAAGGACCTGGACCTGTGCGTGCTGCCGCAAGACCGCGATGCCATGGTTCAAATCACCAAAGACGCGGGCTTCGGCGATCTGCACGACGAGAAGCCGTACGATCGTGGCTGGATCTATCGGGCCACGGTCGATGGGCTCATCGTCGACATCATCTGGCAGCTGGCGAACTACCGCGGCGAGGTCGATGACGGCTGGCTCGCGTCGGGGCCCGAAGTCTCCATTCATGGGGACCGGCTGCGGCTCGTGCCGCCGGAAGAGATGATCTGGAGCAAGATCCATGTCGTGCAGCGCGACCGCTGCGATTTCCCCGACATCGTCAACATCCTGTACGCCTGCGGAGCGCGAATGGACTGGGCCGGTCTGCTGAAGCGGCTCGACGGCGAAGAGCGGCTGCTTGCATCCGTCGTTTCGCTCTACACCTGGCTGGCGCCCGGACAGGCCCGAACGATTCCGGAATGGGTCTGGCAAAAGCTCGGGCTCCCGCAGCCTTCCGATTCGCTGCAACGGGACGACGACCGCATTCGCAGGATCGACAGCCGCCCCTGGTTCAGCCCGATCTGA
- a CDS encoding histidine kinase, which produces MQRGIVPDIDRNISRCRLILSAVALLALFIDPTQPTVFREPREPQWFSIDPYTLTVFAVHLFYGSLVHLSLVRRLVSPDRLATVTTWMDVVFGATIAFFTEGASSPFYAFFIFAVVQVGFRGGFRLALTVTLVSMILYAAMIALSAPGQMNTYLMRPVYLAIIGYLVAYLGQQRLNLEGEIRRLAAAEQRNRIARDLHDGWAQALAGINLRIEAARELLRRGEHEAAQQELAELREGVNREYDDLRTFMRSLAGVASPATTARAPKTDVAVTVGAQFEGSAQLVGQVLQILREATSNVMCHSSACSANLHVQRTEEGLTISIDDDGVGFDHAEQQPWSIASRVRELGGQLHIVPRVGRGAHLSIILPVT; this is translated from the coding sequence ATGCAGAGGGGCATCGTCCCGGACATCGACCGCAACATCTCGCGCTGCCGGCTGATCCTGTCGGCGGTGGCGCTGCTGGCGTTGTTCATCGATCCCACCCAGCCGACGGTGTTCCGCGAGCCGCGCGAGCCTCAGTGGTTCTCGATCGACCCCTACACGCTGACCGTCTTCGCGGTTCACCTCTTCTATGGAAGCCTGGTGCATCTGAGCCTGGTCCGCCGGCTCGTCAGCCCCGACAGGCTGGCGACGGTCACGACCTGGATGGACGTCGTCTTCGGCGCCACCATCGCCTTCTTCACCGAAGGCGCCAGCAGCCCCTTCTACGCCTTCTTCATCTTCGCCGTCGTGCAGGTGGGATTCCGCGGCGGCTTCCGGCTGGCGCTGACCGTCACGCTGGTCAGCATGATCCTGTACGCGGCGATGATCGCGCTGTCTGCGCCGGGCCAGATGAACACGTATCTGATGCGGCCGGTCTACCTCGCGATCATCGGGTACCTCGTGGCGTACCTCGGCCAGCAGCGGCTCAACCTGGAGGGCGAGATCCGTCGCCTGGCGGCAGCCGAGCAGCGCAACCGGATCGCTCGCGATCTGCACGACGGATGGGCGCAGGCGCTGGCGGGCATCAATCTTCGCATCGAGGCAGCCCGCGAGCTGCTACGGCGCGGCGAACACGAAGCGGCCCAGCAGGAGCTGGCCGAGCTGCGCGAAGGCGTCAACCGAGAGTACGACGATCTGCGCACTTTCATGCGCTCGCTGGCAGGCGTCGCGTCGCCTGCAACCACGGCGCGCGCGCCCAAGACCGACGTGGCGGTCACCGTCGGTGCGCAGTTCGAGGGATCGGCACAGCTGGTCGGGCAGGTACTGCAGATCCTTCGCGAAGCCACCAGCAACGTGATGTGCCATTCCAGCGCGTGCTCGGCCAACCTGCACGTGCAGCGCACGGAGGAGGGTCTGACCATTTCCATCGACGACGACGGCGTGGGATTCGACCACGCCGAGCAGCAGCCGTGGTCGATCGCCTCGCGGGTACGCGAGCTGGGAGGCCAGCTGCACATCGTTCCGCGGGTTGGGCGTGGCGCGCACTTGTCCATCATCCTGCCCGTGACATGA
- a CDS encoding BON domain-containing protein has protein sequence MSEETQYLIGKLEEALAVDGRVNALDIRITIAHGRVHLTGEVTTEERRAAILTVAQEVLPQLDVRNEITVLELAEAGKPEALDD, from the coding sequence ATGAGCGAGGAAACGCAGTATCTCATCGGCAAGCTCGAAGAGGCGCTGGCGGTCGACGGTCGCGTCAACGCGCTCGACATCCGCATCACCATCGCGCACGGGCGCGTTCACCTGACCGGCGAGGTGACCACCGAGGAGCGGCGAGCCGCCATCCTCACCGTGGCGCAGGAAGTGCTGCCGCAGCTCGACGTCCGCAACGAGATTACCGTGCTCGAGCTGGCGGAGGCGGGCAAGCCCGAGGCGCTCGATGATTAG
- the bfr gene encoding bacterioferritin — translation MKGNDKVIELLNNLLTHELTSINQYFIHARMCENWGYQRLWKKIRAESIDEMKHADELIARILYLDGIPNLQRLGTLNVGQSVPEQLENDLEVEKVAVGMLNEGIELCRSVGDNGSRELLEDLLVAEEEHANWLEAQLNLINQVGVENYLTEQIRSED, via the coding sequence ATGAAGGGTAACGACAAGGTCATCGAGCTGCTCAACAACCTGCTCACGCACGAGCTGACTTCGATCAATCAGTACTTCATCCACGCTCGCATGTGCGAGAACTGGGGATACCAGCGTCTGTGGAAGAAGATCCGAGCCGAGTCGATCGACGAGATGAAGCACGCCGACGAGCTCATCGCGCGCATCCTTTATCTGGATGGGATACCCAACCTGCAGCGCCTGGGAACCCTCAACGTCGGGCAGAGCGTGCCTGAGCAGCTGGAAAACGATCTCGAGGTGGAGAAGGTGGCCGTAGGGATGCTCAACGAGGGAATCGAGCTGTGTCGCAGCGTCGGCGACAACGGCTCGAGAGAGCTTCTGGAGGATCTTCTCGTAGCCGAGGAAGAGCACGCCAACTGGCTCGAGGCGCAGCTCAACCTGATCAATCAGGTCGGTGTCGAAAACTACCTGACCGAGCAGATACGGTCGGAGGATTGA
- a CDS encoding metallophosphoesterase, which produces MIRIAAVGDIHVAEDSHGRLRPHWMKLDEHADVLLLAGDLTNLGNQAQAEVLASELRDLPVPAVAVLGNHDYHADAPDGVRRALEGVGIIVLEGESVTLDVAGCRVGIAGTKGFGGGFTGACGHNFGEPEMKAFMQLTERTASALERNLRQLDADYKIALVHYAPVKDTLAGERMEIYPFLGAYQLGEAIDRGGAHLAVHGHAHHGAEKGVTPGGVPVRNVSMPLLKRPYAVYTLNHEVARGPGIAAEDDRPTL; this is translated from the coding sequence ATGATTAGGATCGCTGCAGTCGGAGACATTCACGTCGCCGAGGATTCGCACGGGCGGCTGAGGCCGCACTGGATGAAGCTCGACGAACACGCGGACGTGCTGCTGCTGGCAGGCGACCTGACCAACCTCGGCAATCAAGCGCAGGCAGAAGTGCTGGCCAGCGAGTTGCGCGATCTTCCCGTGCCCGCCGTAGCGGTGCTCGGAAATCACGACTATCACGCCGACGCGCCCGATGGAGTGAGGCGGGCTCTCGAAGGCGTCGGCATCATCGTGCTCGAAGGCGAGAGCGTGACCCTCGACGTTGCCGGCTGCAGGGTCGGCATCGCCGGAACCAAGGGTTTCGGCGGCGGCTTCACCGGCGCCTGTGGTCACAACTTCGGCGAGCCGGAGATGAAGGCATTCATGCAGCTCACCGAACGGACGGCGTCTGCGCTGGAACGCAACCTTCGCCAGTTGGATGCGGACTACAAGATCGCTCTCGTCCACTATGCGCCGGTCAAGGATACGCTCGCCGGCGAGCGCATGGAGATCTACCCGTTCCTCGGCGCCTACCAGCTGGGCGAAGCGATCGATCGCGGCGGCGCGCATCTTGCCGTTCACGGGCACGCCCATCATGGAGCCGAGAAAGGCGTGACCCCGGGTGGCGTCCCGGTGCGCAACGTCTCCATGCCGCTGCTCAAGCGGCCGTACGCCGTCTACACGCTGAACCACGAAGTCGCCCGCGGCCCGGGCATTGCGGCCGAGGACGACCGGCCGACGTTATGA
- a CDS encoding response regulator transcription factor — MKEIRIVIADDHALFRQGLRSLLRLRQDITVIAETDRAADLPAILARGNCDILLLDLQMERNALLDVSALAKRVAVIVVTASERPEDMLGAVRAGARALVLKRFAVETLLEAIDAVGRGHVHFPPEVQELLAAGMRTPDQTSVLTQRELEIVRCVAGGMRNAEVARALFITEQTVKSHLNNVFQKLAIRDRVELTLFAVRTGIVGTSQPQR, encoded by the coding sequence ATGAAAGAGATCCGCATCGTCATCGCCGACGACCACGCACTGTTCCGGCAGGGCCTGCGCTCGCTGCTGCGGCTGCGCCAGGACATCACCGTCATCGCCGAGACCGATCGCGCCGCCGACCTTCCCGCCATCCTGGCGCGCGGCAACTGCGACATCCTTCTGCTCGACCTGCAGATGGAGCGTAATGCGCTGCTGGACGTGAGCGCGTTGGCCAAGCGGGTCGCCGTCATCGTCGTGACCGCCAGCGAAAGGCCGGAAGACATGCTCGGAGCCGTACGTGCCGGAGCGCGCGCGCTGGTGCTCAAGCGATTCGCGGTCGAGACGCTGCTCGAAGCGATCGATGCAGTCGGCCGCGGTCACGTGCACTTCCCTCCCGAAGTGCAGGAGTTGCTGGCCGCTGGCATGCGCACGCCCGATCAGACCAGCGTGCTGACGCAGCGGGAGCTGGAGATCGTTCGCTGCGTCGCCGGCGGAATGCGCAATGCCGAGGTGGCGCGCGCGCTGTTCATCACGGAGCAGACGGTGAAGTCGCATCTGAACAACGTCTTCCAGAAGCTCGCGATCCGCGATCGCGTCGAGCTGACGCTGTTCGCGGTGCGCACCGGCATCGTAGGCACGAGCCAGCCTCAGCGCTGA